CTTTCTCGGGCGGAGCCATCGCAGTACTAAAGGCTCCGGTCGACTTGGAATTGCTTAGTGCGAACGAAGCCTTCTTGCATCAGGGACAAGCGGTCATTCGCATTCCCGAAGGTAGTTCCAACGATCATTTTCACCTTGAAACCCAGAAATCTCGGGTAGTCGATTTAGGGACGGAATTCGGGGTTGAGGTAGACGATGAAGGCGATTCATTGTTGCAGGTTTACGAAGGTGAAGTGCAAGTCACATCCAAGACATTAGACGACCTGGGCTCGCCTCAACTCATACGAGAACGTGAGGCGGTCGTCTTAGGAAGCACTCCGCAGAAGACCGAATTTTGGGCAGAACGATTCGTCCGTGAATTGCCTGGTCCCGATGATCCCGCTGGGCCTGGGTTGTTTCCTTACAACGAGAGCCAGATTCAATCGGTTCGAATCGCCCGCGCAGATAAACCCTTAGATATCGACGCAGATTTATCCGACTGGAACCTGTCATATCGGTTCCACTCAACGGCAAAGCCACCGTATGCAGAGAATTACTACCTGGAGGCGGCCATGATGTATGACGATCAGAACCTCTACATTAGTGCCCACGTGGGAGATCCTCATCCCATGAAAAGTAAAATCCTCCCCAGTGACCCAGCAGATCAGCACGGCGCAGGTGGTTCCGTTGCACTTCGCCTCTCCACGGATCGACAAGCAGGCTGGCCAGTCGAGGCAATGAACCCAAGCCGTCGGCACGGCATTATTCATCCCACTGACCGGAGTGAACAACTGGCATTTGTCGTACTTTGGTACAGCCAATCTCTTCAGAAACCATGCATTCACCTGCGCTATGGGATGGACCTTCACGGAACCCAGGTGAATCCGCCAGGGTACCGGGGCGCATTTCGCAAGGACAAGGATGGCCGCGGCTATACGTTGGAGTACGCCATTCCTTGGTCGCTGCTAAATGCCGAAACCGATCCGCCACAAAGCGGTGACGAGTTGGCTGCCATGTGGTTGGTCCACTGGAGCGACACCCATGGTCGTCGCTGGCAAGGCCAAATTATTGATGTCACCAACCCGGAGGAAACGGATTGGAATTTTGTCGATGCTGCCACTTGGGGCAAAGCAATTTACTTGGATTGAGCATTTTGAACGACCTGCTGATGAATAAGATATTTACCCTGGCAATCCTTCCCGCCGTGCTACTGCTGACCACGGTGCGTTTGGAAGCAAACGATGAATCGCTTCCCTCGTTTCTTCGGACACACTGCGTCCGATGTCATAACGAGGAATCGCAAGAAGGAGACTTCCGCATCGATGCGATTTCTCAAGATTTCGGGTCCCCAACTGACAGCATGCACTGGGCGGAGATTCGCGAAAGGATCAACTCTGGCGAGATGCCTCCGGAAAGTGAGCCACAGCCAACTACGGACGAAATAAGTTCGATTGTTGCATGGATCTCAAAACGTCTTGCCGAAGGAGAGGCGGCCCGGATGGCCATGCATGGTCCGGTTGCCCACTTTCGCCTAAGCAACGAAGAATATGCCAATACGATCTACGATTTACTGGGCGTTCGTTTTGAAGCAGAACGAGCCGGCGTCTTTAATGAAGACCCTCGATGGCACGGATTCAGTCGTATCGGCTCAGAGCTGACACTCTCTCCATCTCATTTAGAACGATACTACGATGCCGCCGAGACCATCGTAAGTCGTGCCAGTTCACTCGCAGCCCATCCGCCGAAACCAGGAACTCGACTTCGAGACAATAACGCCAATCGCCCCGAATGGTTAGATAAGGCGGGAATTGTAGGCCCTGTACGAGATCCGCTTTTGCCAGGTATGGGGACGATGATCGGCAATCTACGAGATGCTGGAAGGTACCGCTTTCGGGTTCAGCTCAGCGCGATGCCCAGTCGATATGGTGTGGCGCCCCATATCTCGGTACGAGATCGCAAAACCAAGCAATCGCACTATGAGGTTGATGTCGTCGCTCCTGAAAAAGAGCCTACAATCATCGAGTTCGAAATTACAGCCAATGAGCGCGATCAGATTAACCTCGCCAACGTCGCTCCAGGTAGTAATCTTTCCTTCAAGTCTAGCGCACCGCAAATATTTATCGATTCCCAGCAAACGCAGGTCATGAGTCCCCGCACGTATAAGTTGACCGATGAGGATGGGAAAGCGATTTATCCTTTGCTGCTTATCGATTGGGTTGAAGTGAAAGGCCCATTGACGGATGAATCGGAGTTGGAAAGCCGTGAGGGATTGTTTCCTGAGGATCAGAATGAGGACATCGATCAAGTGGCAATCCGGCTTCATCAATTCATGGAGCGGGCTTGGCGCCGGCCGGTCAGGGATGTCGAACTGGATGCCTACATCGCACTCATCGAAAGCGAACTGTCCGCAGGGGAATCGCTTTCAAATGCCTATCAAGCCGCTCTCACCTCGGTGCTTACGTCCAAGAACTTTCTTTACCTGATCGAGGGTGATGCCCAGAAAAAGCGGTCCCAACTTAATGACTGGGAACTCGCTTCCCGGCTTTCCTGTTTTCTATGGGGATCGATGCCAGATGAAGCTTTGTTTGCCGCAGCTCGCGAGGGGAACTTACATGAACCAAAAGAGCTACGACGGCAGGTACAACGTATGTTCTCTGACCCGAAGATCGAACGTTTCCTGACCGCGTTTCCTGAGCAGTGGCTACAACTACATCGCTTGGGAATGTTTCCTCCGGACAATCGACTCTATCCTGAATACGATTACTGGCTGGAAGAAAGCATGCGCATGGAGACGCTAGGGTTCTTCCGAGAAGTCTTTGAGAACGATCTCTCGATTCGAGAGTTTCTCGATTCCGACTGGACCATGGTCACTTCGCGTTTGGCTGAGCATTATAACTTGTCCCCGGTCGAAAAGTCCGGACTGCAACGCGTGTCGCTGCGTCCCGAAGATCATCGAGGTGGTTTACTGAGCCAGGCCGCTATCTTGTCTCTTACTTCCGATGGCACACGACATCGTCCCGTACATCGCGGTGTCTTTGTATCGGAAGCCATCTTTGCCAAAACCCCGCCACCTCCACCGGCCAATGTAGAACCGCTGGTCCCCGTCCCAGGGTCATCTCCTAAGGCGACCGTGCGAATGCAATTGGAAGCCCACTCGAAGAATGCAAACTGCGCCGCTTGTCACAAAAACATTGATCCTCTCGGCTTTGCCTTTGACAACTACGACGCGATTGGGCGTTGGTACGCGTACGAAGTCGTTCATTCCGGCCAAGGCGATAACCCGAAGGTCGATGCTTCAGGGATATTGCCAAGTGGTGATCGTTTCCAGAACCCTGCCGAGTTTCGGGCCTTGTTGGCCAATGATATGCCCAGGTTTTCGGAGGCAATGTTCGAGCATCTTGCAACGTTTGCCCTACGTCGGACCATGACGGTGAATGACACCGATGACCTGCAAGCTCTGGTAGAGACATCTCAGGCGACAGACTATCGCTTGAAATCGATGATCGAGGCATTCGTGTTGTCTGATCTTTTCCAAAAACGATAACTCAATCCGGAAGTGAAAATATGCCGTTACAATCTCAAAAATGGAAGTTAAATCGCCGCCATTTTTTGCGTGGCCTGGGGGTTTCTCTGGCGTTGCCTTTTCTTGAATGCATGCAGCCACTTTCATCGGCATTCGGTTCCCCTTCTGGTGCGGCCCCCCGACGAAGTGTCTTCATTTATCTTCCCAACGGCGTTAACACGCTCGATTATCAGATTACCCAATCGGGTAAGGACTATCGGTTTTCCAGGTCGATGAAGTCGTTGGAAAAACATCGAAACGTCATTACACCGATCAGTGGCCTTTATCATCCCCGTGGCATGGGGCAGGCCCATAATTGCGATCAGGTCTGGCTGACGGGAGGAAAGGTCTCGTCCAATTCCATTTCCATCGACCAATTGATGGCGCAACAAACTGGCGTCCATACTCGCCATGCCTCGTTAGAACTGGCAAATTCGGGTGGTGGCTCGCTGGCTTTCAATCCAGACGGTATTCAGTTGCCAGCCAATCCCAATCCCTCCCACGTATTTCGACGATTGTTTCAATCCCAAGCAGGGAAAACAGAACAACGTCGCCGATCGCTTCAGCGAAAAGGCAGTATTCTTGATCTCGTCTCCAACGAGGCGAACCGCTTGGAACGTGCATTGGGGAAAGAAGACAAAGGACGTCTCGATCAATACCTCAGCTCAGTTCGCGACTTAGAGATACGCGTAACCCGCGCCGATGCGTGGCTTGAAAAGCCTTTGCCGGAAATCGACGATCAGACCCGCAAACGCGTCGATCGTAATCCTTCTCAGGAAGAAGTGGGCGAGTATTTCCGGACGATGTATGACCTGATTGTGCTGGCCCTCCAAACGGACATGACCCGCGTTGTCAGCTTCCGCACGGGAGCCGAGGGCAAGGGACTCGCAATTCCGGAAATTGGCATTCTAAACGGCCGGCATGCACTTTCACATCACGGCGGTGATGCCCGAAAAATGGAAGAGCTAACCAACAGCGACACATTCAACCTGGCGCAATTCAGTTACTTCCTCACCCGGCTAAGTGAGACTCAGGAGGGTGACGGGACGCTGCTGGACAACACGATGTTACTCTACGGTAGTGGCATGACCTACGGACACAGCCATGGAAATGCGAATCTCCCTCTGATTCTCGCCGGTGGCAAGTCGATGGGGCTTCGGCACGGGCAGCATCTTGACTTTAACTCTGCCCAGAAAGAGTTTTCCGGCTACGACCTTACGGAAGCAGGCACGCAATATCGGATATGCCACCGCCCAGTCAACAGCAGCGCTCATATGAGTAACCTGTTATTGACGATGGGGCAACGCATGGGACTCGAGATTGAAAACTTTGCCGACAGCAGCGGCGAAGTCTCCGAACTTATCGGCTAAACAATTATGGAATACAAGCGAGTAATGAAGATAACACTACTGCTTTTGATAAGCCTATGTGGTCTGGCCTCGGTACAAGGCGAGGAACTCGACAACGTAACGCCACCACTCGGCGAGTTCCCCGCGCCCGGCACCGGCATGTACTTGTCGGGGGAGGTCGTCTTTGTCGATCCCATCAATCGCCGGGCCGCACTACGGATCGATGGCGATGGCGTCGAGAACCGATATGACAAAGCCGCCCCAAGTCGTTTTGCGATGTTGCCGTATGGTTCAATCTGGTACCAGGGCGCATTAGCTGATCTGCGTGATGTCCCCATCGGAACTCATGTCCATGGACTGTTTTATCGTGCGCCGGACTGGGATCGCTCGATACCGCCCTACGATGGACGACGAGAACGAGGTCAGTATGTTTCTCCTTATACTCATTGCTTATTGCTGGAAGACGATTTCAGTTGGTACCAGCGACGGGGCGTTGCCTGGGAAGTTACCAAAATCACCACAGTTACGACCAAAAAGGTTGCCAAGCATGGGGGCGTGTGGGACGAACCAGTTCCCGCGATGGTGACGATGATCCCCGTAGGCAAGTCGCTAGAAACAGGGCTGCAAGGCCCTCAAGACTTTAGCCTGGACGATTCCACGATCGTCTGGAAAGACCGAGGCCTGGGTACCCTTGAAGATCTTAAGATCGGTCAAATTGTGCAGTTCAATTTGGCTTGGTGTCGTGACTGGAAGAATAAACGCTTTCACCTGGGGAAAGTCTGGATTGATGAAGCAAGTCGCGAAGCCGTCACTGCCCGACAACGTGCGCAGTTCAGTCGTAATTTGCACCACTATTGGTTGCCAGGCTGGATCGGCTCGGTGGAATACCAGGAACCAGGCAAATTCTATCAACCCGACAAAAACTATCACGAGATTGAAGGCGAAATTGGCAAAGGAATCATCACGGTAACTTTGTTTGATAATATCGGAGAAGAACGCCTCCAGAAGGTGGCGGATACCTTCAAAGTATCGACTCAGTATGCAATGTGCGCTTCTGAAAATACACTGCGAACCTGGTTGCAGCCATTTCTTTCATGCGGACGCATCATGGATGTGAAGCGTATTGCGAATCCTCCGCCTGGAAGCAGTGGTATCCAATTTCGGCTGTGGTATTCGCAGCCTCTGCAAGAATGGCACCGACCCGGAAGAATCATCCGATTTCGGCCCGAGATTCCTAGCGTCCCAAACTCTTGGGAGGTCAATGCATTGCCCCCTGAGTTTAGAATCCGGGAACCCAAGTTAAGGTTTTCCGAACTCATCATGGACTGATAGCACTTCGCGTGGAGAGTTGCAATGGGCAAGTACTGCCTTTCCACTCAAGCATTCATTTTCTCATCTATCCGTTCGTAAAATTCAAGGAGCCGGCACATGACTGTTCCCCACCAAAGAAAGACGTTTTATTGCCCTAGCGCTGGTGCATTCACCCTCGTAGAACTTCTTGTAGTCATCGCGATCATTGGATTTTAATTGCATTACTATTGCCCGCAGTGCAGCAGGCTCGCGAGGCGGCTCGGCGGATGCAATGCACCAACAATCTCAAACAGATAGGTCTCGCGACGCACAACTATCACGATAAGTTTGGCACCATGCCGCATGGGCAGGAAAGCTATCAGTCTAGCCCATCTCGCAGGTCATGCTTTCTCATTGGCTTGCTGCCTTATCTGGAAGAGCAGACGCTATCGAACTTAGTCCAAGAGAAGCTTCAAAATCCACAAACGATCAAGTACTTCATTTTGGAAACGCGATTATCAACCAAGTGATCTCCGGAATGCTCTGCCCGAGCGATCCGCGTAATCCGAAGGTTGTCCATAATGGTTTTCATGGAAATTATGTCGGTTGCTATGGCAACACGGATGCCTGGTCATCATCGTAAGGATCAAACAATTACAACTACAATGGGATGTTCCATCCACGTTCTGCCGTTCCGCTTAGCGCCGTTACCGATGGAACGACCAATACCATTGCCTTTGGCGAGATCGTTCTTTCGCCCCGTAATGAAGATCGTCGAGGCCGCTACTGGAACGCAGAAAACACCAACGCTTTGGTAACGACTCTCTTCCCTCCCAATTCGCTTCGCGGTGACGTCTTGCTCGGCAATTCGCAGCGATGC
This is a stretch of genomic DNA from Bremerella alba. It encodes these proteins:
- a CDS encoding DUF1552 domain-containing protein, whose protein sequence is MPLQSQKWKLNRRHFLRGLGVSLALPFLECMQPLSSAFGSPSGAAPRRSVFIYLPNGVNTLDYQITQSGKDYRFSRSMKSLEKHRNVITPISGLYHPRGMGQAHNCDQVWLTGGKVSSNSISIDQLMAQQTGVHTRHASLELANSGGGSLAFNPDGIQLPANPNPSHVFRRLFQSQAGKTEQRRRSLQRKGSILDLVSNEANRLERALGKEDKGRLDQYLSSVRDLEIRVTRADAWLEKPLPEIDDQTRKRVDRNPSQEEVGEYFRTMYDLIVLALQTDMTRVVSFRTGAEGKGLAIPEIGILNGRHALSHHGGDARKMEELTNSDTFNLAQFSYFLTRLSETQEGDGTLLDNTMLLYGSGMTYGHSHGNANLPLILAGGKSMGLRHGQHLDFNSAQKEFSGYDLTEAGTQYRICHRPVNSSAHMSNLLLTMGQRMGLEIENFADSSGEVSELIG
- a CDS encoding FecR domain-containing protein, encoding MKNDSRSLNEVSDLADRYYIGHLDEEGIARLNELLLDNPEAQKAFLEVASVYARLQWEYSNTSPTSDRPALENHKGQQSTPISRSPVYGWHSWATISALAFLVFAVWGLWQTGYVSPSIQGNVALATVSQAIDTHWTPGFAPQGPSLFAQRLRLEKGLAQLTFSGGAIAVLKAPVDLELLSANEAFLHQGQAVIRIPEGSSNDHFHLETQKSRVVDLGTEFGVEVDDEGDSLLQVYEGEVQVTSKTLDDLGSPQLIREREAVVLGSTPQKTEFWAERFVRELPGPDDPAGPGLFPYNESQIQSVRIARADKPLDIDADLSDWNLSYRFHSTAKPPYAENYYLEAAMMYDDQNLYISAHVGDPHPMKSKILPSDPADQHGAGGSVALRLSTDRQAGWPVEAMNPSRRHGIIHPTDRSEQLAFVVLWYSQSLQKPCIHLRYGMDLHGTQVNPPGYRGAFRKDKDGRGYTLEYAIPWSLLNAETDPPQSGDELAAMWLVHWSDTHGRRWQGQIIDVTNPEETDWNFVDAATWGKAIYLD
- a CDS encoding type II secretion system protein; amino-acid sequence: MTVPHQRKTFYCPSAGAFTLVELLVVIAIIGF
- a CDS encoding DUF1559 family PulG-like putative transporter; translation: MQCTNNLKQIGLATHNYHDKFGTMPHGQESYQSSPSRRSCFLIGLLPYLEEQTLSNLVQEKLQNPQTIKYFILETRLSTK
- a CDS encoding DUF1592 domain-containing protein, translating into MNKIFTLAILPAVLLLTTVRLEANDESLPSFLRTHCVRCHNEESQEGDFRIDAISQDFGSPTDSMHWAEIRERINSGEMPPESEPQPTTDEISSIVAWISKRLAEGEAARMAMHGPVAHFRLSNEEYANTIYDLLGVRFEAERAGVFNEDPRWHGFSRIGSELTLSPSHLERYYDAAETIVSRASSLAAHPPKPGTRLRDNNANRPEWLDKAGIVGPVRDPLLPGMGTMIGNLRDAGRYRFRVQLSAMPSRYGVAPHISVRDRKTKQSHYEVDVVAPEKEPTIIEFEITANERDQINLANVAPGSNLSFKSSAPQIFIDSQQTQVMSPRTYKLTDEDGKAIYPLLLIDWVEVKGPLTDESELESREGLFPEDQNEDIDQVAIRLHQFMERAWRRPVRDVELDAYIALIESELSAGESLSNAYQAALTSVLTSKNFLYLIEGDAQKKRSQLNDWELASRLSCFLWGSMPDEALFAAAREGNLHEPKELRRQVQRMFSDPKIERFLTAFPEQWLQLHRLGMFPPDNRLYPEYDYWLEESMRMETLGFFREVFENDLSIREFLDSDWTMVTSRLAEHYNLSPVEKSGLQRVSLRPEDHRGGLLSQAAILSLTSDGTRHRPVHRGVFVSEAIFAKTPPPPPANVEPLVPVPGSSPKATVRMQLEAHSKNANCAACHKNIDPLGFAFDNYDAIGRWYAYEVVHSGQGDNPKVDASGILPSGDRFQNPAEFRALLANDMPRFSEAMFEHLATFALRRTMTVNDTDDLQALVETSQATDYRLKSMIEAFVLSDLFQKR